From Pseudomonas sp. G.S.17, the proteins below share one genomic window:
- the hppD gene encoding 4-hydroxyphenylpyruvate dioxygenase, whose amino-acid sequence MADLYENPMGLMGFEFIEFASPTPNALEPVFQIMGFTKVATHRSKDVTLFRQGGINIILNNEPNSVASYFAAEHGPSVCGMAFRVKDSHKAYKRALELGAQPVEIATGPMELNLPAIKGIGGAPLYLIDRFGEGTSIYDIDFNFIEGVDRNPVGAGLKFIDHLTHNVYRGRMAYWASFYEKLFNFRELRYFDIKGEYTGLTSKAMTAPDGMIRIPLNEESSKGAGQIEEFLMQFNGEGIQHVAFFTDDLIKTWDALKALGMRFMTAPPETYYEMLQGRLPDHGEPEAELKSRGILLDGTSDGGERRLLLQIFSETLMGPVFFEFIQRKGDDGFGEGNFKALFESIERDQIKRGVLTAD is encoded by the coding sequence ATGGCTGATCTATACGAAAACCCGATGGGCCTGATGGGCTTTGAATTCATTGAATTCGCCTCGCCAACGCCTAATGCCCTTGAACCTGTGTTCCAGATCATGGGTTTCACCAAAGTTGCCACGCACCGTTCCAAGGATGTCACGCTGTTTCGCCAGGGTGGCATCAACATCATCCTCAACAATGAGCCGAACAGCGTCGCGTCGTACTTCGCGGCCGAGCATGGTCCGTCGGTGTGTGGCATGGCGTTCCGGGTCAAGGATTCGCACAAGGCCTACAAACGCGCATTGGAACTGGGCGCGCAACCGGTGGAAATCGCCACCGGCCCGATGGAGCTGAACTTGCCGGCGATCAAGGGCATTGGCGGCGCGCCGTTGTATCTGATCGACCGCTTTGGCGAAGGCACCTCGATCTATGACATCGACTTCAATTTCATCGAAGGCGTGGACCGTAATCCGGTCGGCGCGGGCCTGAAATTCATCGATCACCTGACTCACAACGTGTATCGCGGGCGCATGGCGTACTGGGCGAGCTTCTACGAGAAGCTGTTCAACTTCCGCGAGCTGCGCTACTTCGATATCAAGGGCGAATACACCGGCCTGACCTCCAAGGCCATGACCGCACCGGATGGCATGATCCGCATTCCGCTGAATGAAGAGTCCTCCAAGGGCGCGGGGCAGATCGAAGAGTTCCTGATGCAGTTCAACGGCGAGGGCATTCAGCATGTGGCGTTCTTCACCGACGACCTGATCAAGACCTGGGACGCGCTGAAAGCCCTGGGCATGCGCTTCATGACCGCGCCGCCGGAAACCTACTACGAAATGCTCCAGGGTCGTCTGCCTGATCACGGCGAGCCGGAAGCCGAGCTCAAATCCCGTGGGATTTTGCTGGATGGAACGTCAGACGGCGGCGAGCGGCGTCTGCTGCTGCAGATTTTCTCGGAAACCCTGATGGGGCCAGTGTTCTTTGAATTCATCCAGCGCAAGGGCGACGACGGCTTTGGCGAAGGTAACTTCAAGGCGCTGTTCGAATCCATCGAGCGTGATCAGATCAAACGTGGGGTTTTGACGGCGGATTGA